From one Neovison vison isolate M4711 chromosome 1, ASM_NN_V1, whole genome shotgun sequence genomic stretch:
- the RNF44 gene encoding RING finger protein 44 isoform X1: MRPWALAVTRWPPSAPVGQRRFSVGPGTTPGQLRGSPTGASSLWCSPSREGPLASLPAQDERLPSQQPPPRPPHLPVEEHRASAPAGRSPRMLHPASQQSPFMVDLHEQVHQGPVPLSYTVTTVTTQGFPLPTSQHIPGCSAQQLPACSVMFSGQHYPLCCLPPPLIQACTMQQLPVPYQAYPHLISSDHYILHPPPPAPHPQPAHMAPLGQFVSLQAQHPRMPLQRLDNDVDLRGDQHPLGSFTYSTSAPGPALSPSVPLHYLPHDPLHQELSFGVPYSHVMPRRLSTQRYRLQQPLPPPPPPPPPPPYYPSFLPYFLSMLPMSPTAMGPTISLDLDVDDVEMENYEALLNLAERLGDAKPRGLTKADIEQLPSYRFNPDSHQSEQTLCVVCFSDFEARQLLRVLPCNHEFHTKCVDKWLKANRTCPICRADASEVPREAE; this comes from the exons ATGCGACCATGGGCTCTGGCAGTGACTAGGTGGCCACCCTCTGCCCCTGTGGGTCAGCGGCGATTCTCTGTAGGACCTGGCACTACCCCGGGCCAGCTCCGGGGAAG TCCTACTGGGGCCTCCTCTCTGTGGTGCAGCCCCAGCCGCGAGGGCCCCCTGGCCAGCCTGCCTGCCCAGGATGAGCGCTTaccctcccagcagccaccacccCGACCACCACACCTCCCTGTAGAGGAGCACCGAGCCTCGGCTCCTGCCGGCAGGAGCCCCCGAATGCTGCACCCAGCCTCCCAACAGAGCCCGTTCATGGTTGATCTCCACGAGCAG GTGCACCAGGGACCTGTCCCTTTGTCCTACACAGTCACGACAGTGACGACCCAAGGCTTTCCCTTGCCTACAAGCCAACACATCCCTGGCTGCAGTGCCCAGCAGCTCCCAGCATGCTCCGTGATGTTCAGCGGGCAGCACTACCCCCtctgctgcctcccacccccG CTGATCCAGGCGTGTACCATGCAGCAGCTCCCCGTGCCCTATCAGGCCTATCCTCACCTCATCTCCAGTGACCACTACATCCTGCATCCCCCACCGCCAGCCCCACACCCCCAGCCTGCCCACATGGCACCTCTTGGGCAGTTTGTATCGCTGCAGGCCCAGCACCCGAGGATG cctctgCAGCGGCTTGACAACGATGTGGACCTGCGGGGGGACCAGCACCCCTTGGGGAGCTTCACCTACTCCACCTCtgccccaggcccagccctgtCCCCATCTGTGCCCCTGCACTACCTGCCCCACGATCCACTGCACCAGGAGCTGTCCTTCGGTGTG CCATATTCCCACGTGATGCCACGGAGACTGAGCACTCAGAGATACCGCCTGCAACAGCcgctgcccccaccacccccaccgccacccccaccACCGTATTATCCCAGCTTCCTGCCCTACTTCCT CTCGATGCTGCCAATGTCACCAACAGCAATGGGGCCCACCATCAGCCTGGATCTCGATGTGGATGACGTGGAGATGGAGAACTATGAG GCCCTCCTGAACCTGGCAGAGCGGCTAGGAGATGCCAAGCCCCGAGGCCTCACCAAAGCGGACATCGAGCAGCTCCCATCGTACCGCTTTAACCCAGACAGCCATCAGTCAGAGCAGACGCT GTGTGTTGTCTGCTTCAGTGACTTCGAGGCACGGCAGCTGCTGCGAGTCCTCCCCTGCAACCATGAGTTCCACACCAAGTGTGTTGACAAGTGGTTAAAG GCTAACCGGACGTGTCCCATTTGCCGGGCCGATGCCTCCGAGGTGCCCAGGGAGGCTGAGTGA
- the RNF44 gene encoding RING finger protein 44 isoform X2 — protein MRPWALAVTRWPPSAPVGQRRFSVGPGTTPGQLRGSPSREGPLASLPAQDERLPSQQPPPRPPHLPVEEHRASAPAGRSPRMLHPASQQSPFMVDLHEQVHQGPVPLSYTVTTVTTQGFPLPTSQHIPGCSAQQLPACSVMFSGQHYPLCCLPPPLIQACTMQQLPVPYQAYPHLISSDHYILHPPPPAPHPQPAHMAPLGQFVSLQAQHPRMPLQRLDNDVDLRGDQHPLGSFTYSTSAPGPALSPSVPLHYLPHDPLHQELSFGVPYSHVMPRRLSTQRYRLQQPLPPPPPPPPPPPYYPSFLPYFLSMLPMSPTAMGPTISLDLDVDDVEMENYEALLNLAERLGDAKPRGLTKADIEQLPSYRFNPDSHQSEQTLCVVCFSDFEARQLLRVLPCNHEFHTKCVDKWLKANRTCPICRADASEVPREAE, from the exons ATGCGACCATGGGCTCTGGCAGTGACTAGGTGGCCACCCTCTGCCCCTGTGGGTCAGCGGCGATTCTCTGTAGGACCTGGCACTACCCCGGGCCAGCTCCGGGGAAG CCCCAGCCGCGAGGGCCCCCTGGCCAGCCTGCCTGCCCAGGATGAGCGCTTaccctcccagcagccaccacccCGACCACCACACCTCCCTGTAGAGGAGCACCGAGCCTCGGCTCCTGCCGGCAGGAGCCCCCGAATGCTGCACCCAGCCTCCCAACAGAGCCCGTTCATGGTTGATCTCCACGAGCAG GTGCACCAGGGACCTGTCCCTTTGTCCTACACAGTCACGACAGTGACGACCCAAGGCTTTCCCTTGCCTACAAGCCAACACATCCCTGGCTGCAGTGCCCAGCAGCTCCCAGCATGCTCCGTGATGTTCAGCGGGCAGCACTACCCCCtctgctgcctcccacccccG CTGATCCAGGCGTGTACCATGCAGCAGCTCCCCGTGCCCTATCAGGCCTATCCTCACCTCATCTCCAGTGACCACTACATCCTGCATCCCCCACCGCCAGCCCCACACCCCCAGCCTGCCCACATGGCACCTCTTGGGCAGTTTGTATCGCTGCAGGCCCAGCACCCGAGGATG cctctgCAGCGGCTTGACAACGATGTGGACCTGCGGGGGGACCAGCACCCCTTGGGGAGCTTCACCTACTCCACCTCtgccccaggcccagccctgtCCCCATCTGTGCCCCTGCACTACCTGCCCCACGATCCACTGCACCAGGAGCTGTCCTTCGGTGTG CCATATTCCCACGTGATGCCACGGAGACTGAGCACTCAGAGATACCGCCTGCAACAGCcgctgcccccaccacccccaccgccacccccaccACCGTATTATCCCAGCTTCCTGCCCTACTTCCT CTCGATGCTGCCAATGTCACCAACAGCAATGGGGCCCACCATCAGCCTGGATCTCGATGTGGATGACGTGGAGATGGAGAACTATGAG GCCCTCCTGAACCTGGCAGAGCGGCTAGGAGATGCCAAGCCCCGAGGCCTCACCAAAGCGGACATCGAGCAGCTCCCATCGTACCGCTTTAACCCAGACAGCCATCAGTCAGAGCAGACGCT GTGTGTTGTCTGCTTCAGTGACTTCGAGGCACGGCAGCTGCTGCGAGTCCTCCCCTGCAACCATGAGTTCCACACCAAGTGTGTTGACAAGTGGTTAAAG GCTAACCGGACGTGTCCCATTTGCCGGGCCGATGCCTCCGAGGTGCCCAGGGAGGCTGAGTGA
- the RNF44 gene encoding RING finger protein 44 isoform X3 — protein MLHPASQQSPFMVDLHEQVHQGPVPLSYTVTTVTTQGFPLPTSQHIPGCSAQQLPACSVMFSGQHYPLCCLPPPLIQACTMQQLPVPYQAYPHLISSDHYILHPPPPAPHPQPAHMAPLGQFVSLQAQHPRMPLQRLDNDVDLRGDQHPLGSFTYSTSAPGPALSPSVPLHYLPHDPLHQELSFGVPYSHVMPRRLSTQRYRLQQPLPPPPPPPPPPPYYPSFLPYFLSMLPMSPTAMGPTISLDLDVDDVEMENYEALLNLAERLGDAKPRGLTKADIEQLPSYRFNPDSHQSEQTLCVVCFSDFEARQLLRVLPCNHEFHTKCVDKWLKANRTCPICRADASEVPREAE, from the exons ATGCTGCACCCAGCCTCCCAACAGAGCCCGTTCATGGTTGATCTCCACGAGCAG GTGCACCAGGGACCTGTCCCTTTGTCCTACACAGTCACGACAGTGACGACCCAAGGCTTTCCCTTGCCTACAAGCCAACACATCCCTGGCTGCAGTGCCCAGCAGCTCCCAGCATGCTCCGTGATGTTCAGCGGGCAGCACTACCCCCtctgctgcctcccacccccG CTGATCCAGGCGTGTACCATGCAGCAGCTCCCCGTGCCCTATCAGGCCTATCCTCACCTCATCTCCAGTGACCACTACATCCTGCATCCCCCACCGCCAGCCCCACACCCCCAGCCTGCCCACATGGCACCTCTTGGGCAGTTTGTATCGCTGCAGGCCCAGCACCCGAGGATG cctctgCAGCGGCTTGACAACGATGTGGACCTGCGGGGGGACCAGCACCCCTTGGGGAGCTTCACCTACTCCACCTCtgccccaggcccagccctgtCCCCATCTGTGCCCCTGCACTACCTGCCCCACGATCCACTGCACCAGGAGCTGTCCTTCGGTGTG CCATATTCCCACGTGATGCCACGGAGACTGAGCACTCAGAGATACCGCCTGCAACAGCcgctgcccccaccacccccaccgccacccccaccACCGTATTATCCCAGCTTCCTGCCCTACTTCCT CTCGATGCTGCCAATGTCACCAACAGCAATGGGGCCCACCATCAGCCTGGATCTCGATGTGGATGACGTGGAGATGGAGAACTATGAG GCCCTCCTGAACCTGGCAGAGCGGCTAGGAGATGCCAAGCCCCGAGGCCTCACCAAAGCGGACATCGAGCAGCTCCCATCGTACCGCTTTAACCCAGACAGCCATCAGTCAGAGCAGACGCT GTGTGTTGTCTGCTTCAGTGACTTCGAGGCACGGCAGCTGCTGCGAGTCCTCCCCTGCAACCATGAGTTCCACACCAAGTGTGTTGACAAGTGGTTAAAG GCTAACCGGACGTGTCCCATTTGCCGGGCCGATGCCTCCGAGGTGCCCAGGGAGGCTGAGTGA